A genomic stretch from Vanrija pseudolonga chromosome 6, complete sequence includes:
- the Zswim7 gene encoding Zinc finger SWIM domain-containing protein 7, with protein sequence MITHPSQDFLALVEALLFALSPSEQAPDAVLTQLHALFGPMLVSALQLVDRRDVVKVSLPGGRFVHQVTSSAGAPYTLYLDLPSPPVVPAADLTQPPTQAPSPTYVSPKSPASDAQAGGDASNEAQGDDASPLSPPSQAPKLGRMICPCTGFAFNTLTAPRSIFCKHILAVLLADRLGKVVDTTVPLAAAAGLLGLGGAGG encoded by the exons ATGATCACGCACCCGAGCCAAGACTTCCTCGCACTCGTTGAGGCGCTCCTGTTCGCTCTCAGCCCCTCAGAGCAAG ccCCCGATGCCGTCCTCACACAGCTGCACGCTCTCTTCGGCCCCATGCTGGTCTCGGCactccagctcgtcgacaggCGGGACG TGGTCAAGGTTTCCCTCCCCGGCGGCAGGTTCGTGCACCAG GTCACATCGTCCGCCGGCGCACCGTACACACTCTACCTCGACCTTCCCTCTCCACCAGTAGTCCCGGCGGCAGACCTCACGCAGCCCCCGACCCAGGCCCCGAGCCCGACGTACGTGTCGCCCAAATCACCCGCGTCAGACGCGCAAGCAGGAGGCGACGCCTCGAACGAGGCgcaaggcgacgacgccagccCTCTCTCTCCCCCATCTCAAGCGCCCAAGCTCGGTCGCATGATCTGCCCGTGTACCGGTTTCGCCTTCAACACGCTCACTGCCCCGCGGTCCATCTTT TGCAAGCACATCCTGGctgtgctcctcgccgatcGACTAGGAAAAGTCGTCGACACAACCGTcccgctggctgctgctgccgggcTTCTGGGGCTTGGTGGCGcgggagggtga